One part of the Dioscorea cayenensis subsp. rotundata cultivar TDr96_F1 chromosome 2, TDr96_F1_v2_PseudoChromosome.rev07_lg8_w22 25.fasta, whole genome shotgun sequence genome encodes these proteins:
- the LOC120274202 gene encoding probable lysine-specific demethylase ELF6, which yields MNQTLMILNHNKNHILGSKESSLQCNGEDQSRQLGCEYVIDKPELQQNIKASADAEINGSMASEAETSEIPLDASHVDCINLLQDISVKLPHSVGRAKGLVMPQLSNGTIDVNSVPEDVSVQNGVIRNNVRPIIVYKRAERPKKKQKSEAEPMSNVHLSSNEFIRSPCEGLRPRTGRRSLDETADVGAAEKGEGYKTKKRDRPAGQSIRQKAEGTYICDIDGCLISFRTKRELDRHRDNRCIFKGCGKMFSSHALAMRHQRAHEDERPLKCPWKGCGMSFKWAWARTEHVRLHTGERPYKCKVAGCGLTFRFVSDFSRHRRKTGHSGNSKT from the coding sequence ATGAATCAGACATTGATGATTCTCAACcacaacaaaaatcatattctAGGGTCAAAAGAAAGCAGCTTGCAATGTAATGGTGAAGATCAGAGCAGGCAGCTTGGATGTGAATATGTAATTGATAAGCCTGAACTCCAGCAGAATATCAAGGCTTCAGCTGATGCTGAAATTaatggttctatggcttcagaAGCTGAAACTTCTGAAATCCCACTGGATGCATCTCATGTTGACTGCATAAATCTTTTGCAAGATATTTCAGTGAAGCTGCCTCATTCTGTTGGAAGGGCCAAGGGATTGGTTATGCCTCAATTGAGCAATGGCACAATTGATGTAAATTCGGTTCCAGAAGATGTTTCTGTGCAAAATGGGGTGATAAGAAATAATGTGCGGCCAATCATTGTGTACAAGCGAGCTGAGAGGCCCAAAAAGAAACAGAAGAGTGAGGCAGAGCCGATGTCAAATGTTCATCTAAGCTCTAATGAATTCATTCGTAGCCCTTGTGAGGGTTTGAGGCCAAGGACTGGTCGACGTTCTCTGGATGAAACAGCAGATGTTGGAGCAGCGGAGAAGGGTGAAGGTTACAAGACAAAGAAACGAGACAGGCCAGCAGGTCAAAGTATAAGACAGAAGGCTGAGGGAACCTATATATGTGACATTGATGGGTGCCTTATTAGCTTTAGGACAAAGAGAGAGCTTGACCGTCACCGGGACAATCGTTGTATATTTAAAGGCTGTGGGAAGATGTTCAGCTCTCATGCTCTCGCAATGCGCCACCAACGTGCTCACGAAGATGAGCGGCCTCTCAAGTGCCCATGGAAAGGTTGCGGTATGTCCTTCAAGTGGGCATGGGCCCGAACAGAGCATGTCCGGCTTCACACAGGTGAGCGGCCATATAAATGCAAGGTTGCTGGTTGTGGATTGACATTCAGATTTGTTTCAGATTTCAGCCGTCATAGAAGGAAGACTGGGCATTCTGGGAATTCAAAAACATAG